The nucleotide sequence TAATTCCCATCGCCATAAACTGGTAAAGGCTTATTATGAATAATGTTATTGATAAATAAAGGGATTAACTTTTCTGGAAAGTGATGGGGCCCATAATTGTTTGAACAATTAGAAATAACATAAGGTAATCCATAAGTCTCTCCATAGGCACGAACAAAGTGATCAGAACTTGCTTTTGAGGCGGAATAGGGTGAATTGGGATCATAAGAGGTAGTTTCCTTGAACAATCCCGTTTCTCCTAACGTTCCATACACTTCATCAGTACTTACATGGTAAAAACGCTTGTTGGTAAAATCTGCTTTCCACAATTCCTTAAAAGAATTGAGCAAATTAACCGTTCCTATCACATTTGTCATCACAAAGCTGACTGGATCTGTAATGGATCGATCTACATGAGATTCAGCCGCTAAATGCACTACTCCATCAAAATGATGTTCTTTGAAAAGCTGATTGACAAAGGTAGAATCCGTAATATCCCCCTTGACAAAAGTATAATTGGCTGCATCCTCAATATCGGTAAGGTTATTGAGGTTTCCTGCATATGTAAGTGCATCTAGATTCACAATAGTGGTTTCTGGATATTGGGTAACAAACCGCCTTACCACATGAGAACCAATAAATCCAGCACCACCAGTAATTAAGATTTTTTTCATATTATAATTTCTTATCGGCTCGATCCCCCAAAACTCCTTTCACATCATAAATTACGGCAGTTTCCTTGCAATAATTTTTTAGGTTCAAAGTCATAAATTCTTTATGTGAGACTGCCAATACAATGGCATCATATGTTTGAGATCCCAGCTTCTTAATGTTCCGCTCTCCATATTCCTGCTCGACCTCATCAGGGTTAGCTAAAGGGTCAAAAATCGTCACATCAATACCGAATTCTTTGAGGTTAGAAATGACATCAATCACCTTTGTATTCCTAACATCCGGGCAGTCCTCTTTGAAGGTAATACCCAATACTAAGGCCTTAGACCCCTTGACCGCTATGTTTTTAGAAAGCATCAACTTGACAACCTCACTTGCCACATAACCTCCCATACTGTCGTTCATGCGCCTGCCGGCCAAGATAATTTCTGGATGGTATCCAACTTCTTGAGCTTTTTGTGCTAAATAATACGGGTCTACACCTATACAGTGCCCACCTACCAATCCAGGTTTAAAAGGAAGAAAATTCCATTTAGTCCCGGCAGCTTCCAAAACATCATGTGTATTGATGTCAAGTTTATTGAAGATCTTAGCCAGCTCATTGACAAAAGCGATGTTGATATCACGCTGTGAATTTTCGATCACCTTGGCTGCTTCGGCTACTTTGATCGTAGGAGCTAGGTGTGTTCCTGCAGTAATGACTTCTTTATATAAAGCGTCTACTTTAATCCCTATTTCAGGTGTAGAACCTGAAGTGACCTTTAAAATTTTATCTACAGTATGTTCCTTGTCACCCGGATTGATGCGCTCTGGTGAGTACCCCACAAAGAAATCTTTATTGAAGGTCAAACCACTTACTCGCTCCAAAACTGGGACACACTCTTCCTCTGTAACTCCAGGATAAACCGTAGATTCATAAACAACGATATCTCCCTTTTTCAGTACAGACCCAACGCTTTCACTGGATTTGTATAAAGGTGTAAGCATGGGTCTGTTGTTTTTATCTACTGGAGTGGGAACGGTGACCACATAATAGTTGCATTCTGAAATTTGTTCTAGGTCTGCCGTACAAAACAACCCATTATGATCATCATTAGAAGTCTTCAACGCTTTTTGCAGGATGTCATCTTCCACTTCCAGAGTACTGTCATGGCCTGAGTTTAATTCAGCGACTCGAGCTTTGTTGATATCAAAACCTACTACTGGAAATTTAGTGGCAAATAAACGAGCTAGAGGTAATCCAACGTAGCCCAATCCTATTATGGCGATTTTTCTTTGCATTTATTATATTGTTAGTCCGCTTTCGCGGAAGCGTAATTTTAAAGATTATTCCAATACCATTTTACAGCCTCATCGATTCCGTGCTGTATAGTAAATTGTGGATCGTAACCTAAAATGGTTCGGGCTTTTTCAATGGATGCAAGGGAATGTGGGATGTCACCAGCTCTGTTGGGCCCGTATGTAGTGGTGACCTTTGCGATTTCTGGATCAAATTTTGACAAGCTGTCTCGTAATAAATCCACCAATAAATTAAGGTCAGTACGATCTCCATAGGCTACATTAAAAACTGTATTGACAGCATTAGGATGTGTGGAGAGCATCGCCTTCTCGTTCGCCTGAATCACGTTATCGATATAGGTAAAGTCTCGCGAATAAGTACCATCGCCATTGATATTAGGCGATTGCTTGTTCATTAGATTCTTGGTAAACAAAGGGATAACGGCAGCATAGGCTCCATTAGGGTCTTGCTTGCGACCGAATACATTAAAGTATCGTAGACCTACCGTATTTAAGCCATAGGTTTTATAAAAAACATCGGCATACAATTCATTCACATATTTGGTGATCGCGTAAGGAGATAAAGGCTTTCCTATGACGTCCTCAACCTTAGGTAATGCAGCAGAATCTCCATAAGTAGAGCTACTTGCAGCATAGACCATTTTCTTAACTCCGGCATCCTTGCAAGCAACCAACATATTCAGGAAACCACCAACATTTACCTCATTTGAGGTGATCGGATCCTTAATGGATCTCGGAACACTTCCTAACGCGGCTTGATGCAACACATAATCGCAACCTTTCACTGCTTGCTTACAGGTATTCAAATCTCTAATATCTCCCTCTATAAAAGAGAAACCATCCATTTTTTGTAAAGGCCCAATATTGTGAAAATGCCCAGTCGCAAAATTATCCAGACCAACGACCTCATCGCCTTTTTCTAAAAAGTACTCGGC is from Nonlabens sp. YIK11 and encodes:
- a CDS encoding nucleotide sugar dehydrogenase, translated to MQRKIAIIGLGYVGLPLARLFATKFPVVGFDINKARVAELNSGHDSTLEVEDDILQKALKTSNDDHNGLFCTADLEQISECNYYVVTVPTPVDKNNRPMLTPLYKSSESVGSVLKKGDIVVYESTVYPGVTEEECVPVLERVSGLTFNKDFFVGYSPERINPGDKEHTVDKILKVTSGSTPEIGIKVDALYKEVITAGTHLAPTIKVAEAAKVIENSQRDINIAFVNELAKIFNKLDINTHDVLEAAGTKWNFLPFKPGLVGGHCIGVDPYYLAQKAQEVGYHPEIILAGRRMNDSMGGYVASEVVKLMLSKNIAVKGSKALVLGITFKEDCPDVRNTKVIDVISNLKEFGIDVTIFDPLANPDEVEQEYGERNIKKLGSQTYDAIVLAVSHKEFMTLNLKNYCKETAVIYDVKGVLGDRADKKL
- the rfbB gene encoding dTDP-glucose 4,6-dehydratase; the protein is MKKILITGGAGFIGSHVVRRFVTQYPETTIVNLDALTYAGNLNNLTDIEDAANYTFVKGDITDSTFVNQLFKEHHFDGVVHLAAESHVDRSITDPVSFVMTNVIGTVNLLNSFKELWKADFTNKRFYHVSTDEVYGTLGETGLFKETTSYDPNSPYSASKASSDHFVRAYGETYGLPYVISNCSNNYGPHHFPEKLIPLFINNIIHNKPLPVYGDGNYTRDWLYVIDHAIAIDLAFHKAENAATYNIGGFNEWKNIDLVKLLCKMMDEKLGRDAGTSEKLITYVTDRPGHDLRYAIDASKINQELGWKPTVTFEQGLEKTIDWYLNNDEWLEQVTSGAYQDYYKKQYE
- a CDS encoding SDR family oxidoreductase → MKILITGVAGFIGSNLAEYFLEKGDEVVGLDNFATGHFHNIGPLQKMDGFSFIEGDIRDLNTCKQAVKGCDYVLHQAALGSVPRSIKDPITSNEVNVGGFLNMLVACKDAGVKKMVYAASSSTYGDSAALPKVEDVIGKPLSPYAITKYVNELYADVFYKTYGLNTVGLRYFNVFGRKQDPNGAYAAVIPLFTKNLMNKQSPNINGDGTYSRDFTYIDNVIQANEKAMLSTHPNAVNTVFNVAYGDRTDLNLLVDLLRDSLSKFDPEIAKVTTTYGPNRAGDIPHSLASIEKARTILGYDPQFTIQHGIDEAVKWYWNNL